In a single window of the Pseudodesulfovibrio profundus genome:
- the thrB gene encoding homoserine kinase, with translation MAFTPLDRDPIPQPCITLVGMAAAGKSTLGQKLAERLGWGQLDTDRHMEAFYAMPLQGIMDTFGLDEFLRIEETLVSDLGLTRTVISTGGSVIYGPKAVARLKELGKIVMLDIDRDTFLERVGDGENRGLAIAPGKSMSDLYNERQPLYRAAADIVVRTDRHTPEECVDQILEAINLP, from the coding sequence ATGGCATTCACCCCTCTGGATCGGGACCCGATCCCGCAACCCTGCATCACGCTCGTCGGCATGGCGGCAGCGGGTAAATCCACCCTCGGGCAAAAACTGGCCGAACGCCTCGGCTGGGGACAGCTCGACACTGACCGCCACATGGAAGCCTTTTACGCCATGCCGCTGCAAGGGATCATGGACACCTTCGGGCTGGACGAATTTCTTCGTATTGAAGAAACGCTGGTCAGCGATCTCGGCCTGACACGGACCGTCATATCCACCGGCGGCAGCGTCATCTATGGCCCCAAGGCCGTTGCCCGGCTCAAGGAGCTTGGCAAGATCGTCATGCTGGATATCGACCGGGATACGTTTCTGGAACGCGTCGGTGACGGGGAAAACCGCGGGCTGGCCATTGCTCCGGGCAAGAGCATGAGCGATCTTTACAACGAACGGCAGCCACTGTATCGTGCCGCGGCTGACATCGTTGTCCGCACGGACCGCCACACGCCGGAAGAATGTGTGGATCAAATTCTCGAAGCCATCAATCTACCATGA
- a CDS encoding heme biosynthesis protein HemY codes for MIKVSEAAMQGLATFFEGKDVRPIRIQFAEDDCNGSGLLLTLDDYCSGDKYVTYNDLTFLINERLAEAAGDVYIDTSTTGFSVDCEKPVNKRYERTYGSRDCGS; via the coding sequence ATGATCAAGGTGTCAGAAGCAGCCATGCAGGGGCTGGCAACCTTTTTTGAAGGAAAGGATGTCAGGCCTATTCGTATACAGTTTGCAGAAGATGACTGTAACGGGTCCGGCTTGCTGTTGACGCTTGACGACTATTGCTCGGGAGACAAATACGTCACCTACAACGATCTGACGTTCCTGATCAATGAACGTCTGGCTGAAGCGGCAGGAGATGTCTACATCGACACCAGTACCACCGGCTTCAGCGTTGACTGCGAAAAACCGGTCAACAAGCGGTACGAACGAACCTATGGTTCACGCGACTGCGGCAGTTAA
- a CDS encoding IscA/HesB family protein: MFELTEAAAKQLEGYFQDKEKSPIRVYLAAGGUAGPRLTLALDEPNDKDEVLEAGGFTFLIDKELQAQTGKVKIDMTYYGFVVESENPVGGGGGCSSGCGTDSGGGCSSSGCSC, from the coding sequence ATGTTTGAATTGACCGAAGCTGCAGCGAAGCAGCTTGAAGGCTACTTCCAGGACAAAGAAAAATCCCCCATCCGCGTTTATCTTGCGGCTGGCGGTTGAGCAGGCCCTCGCCTGACCCTGGCTCTGGATGAGCCTAACGATAAAGACGAAGTGTTAGAGGCCGGTGGATTCACCTTCCTCATCGACAAAGAACTTCAAGCCCAGACCGGCAAAGTGAAGATCGACATGACCTACTACGGTTTTGTTGTTGAATCCGAAAACCCGGTTGGCGGTGGCGGCGGCTGCTCTTCCGGCTGCGGCACCGATAGTGGTGGCGGCTGCTCTTCCAGCGGCTGTTCCTGCTAA
- a CDS encoding ABC transporter ATP-binding protein: MSDILKVENLEVVYNDVVLVLKGLSLSCPRGEITALLGANGAGKSTTLKAISGLLETEDGKVTDGSIVYNDEPIQGIIPEKIVRKGVFQVMEGRRIFEDLTVEENLKCGAFTRPRSEIAGSMEKVYDYFPRLKERRKQLAGYMSGGEQQMCAIGRAIMARPELLLLDEPSLGLAPMLVEEIFDIIKKFNAAEDVTVLLVEQNARAALSVAKQAYIMENGRVVMDGTATDLLNNPDVQEFYLGMGQSGDKRSYRDVKHYRRRKRWLG; encoded by the coding sequence TTGAGTGATATTTTGAAGGTTGAAAACCTGGAAGTGGTCTACAACGATGTGGTGCTGGTCCTCAAAGGCCTGTCCCTGTCCTGCCCTCGCGGCGAGATCACGGCCCTGCTTGGCGCTAATGGCGCAGGAAAATCCACCACGTTGAAAGCCATCTCCGGTCTGCTCGAAACCGAAGACGGCAAGGTGACCGATGGGTCCATTGTCTACAACGATGAGCCTATACAGGGCATCATCCCCGAAAAGATCGTCCGTAAAGGCGTGTTTCAGGTCATGGAAGGGCGGCGCATTTTCGAGGATCTGACCGTTGAGGAGAATCTCAAGTGCGGGGCGTTCACGCGCCCCCGTTCCGAGATCGCCGGGTCCATGGAAAAGGTCTACGATTATTTCCCCCGCCTCAAGGAGCGTCGCAAACAGTTGGCCGGATACATGTCCGGTGGTGAACAGCAGATGTGCGCCATTGGTCGCGCCATCATGGCCCGTCCTGAGTTGCTGCTCCTTGATGAGCCGTCCCTCGGGTTGGCTCCCATGCTTGTGGAAGAGATTTTTGACATCATCAAGAAGTTCAACGCAGCCGAAGACGTCACGGTGTTGCTCGTGGAGCAGAATGCTCGCGCCGCACTGTCGGTGGCGAAACAGGCGTACATAATGGAAAACGGGCGCGTGGTGATGGATGGAACGGCCACGGACCTGCTGAACAACCCGGATGTGCAGGAGTTCTATCTGGGTATGGGGCAGAGTGGCGACAAGCGCAGTTACCGGGATGTGAAGCACTATCGTCGTCGCAAGCGTTGGCTGGGATAG
- a CDS encoding cytochrome c3 family protein — translation MADSEKRLSRKLLPGMLVGVVLTITVILASGYMIQVTNTDEFCVSCHVMTPFRTAWKKETHGGANAKGLEAQCVDCHLPHGGFVEYVTAKAYTGTRDIIMNMIIDPYTYDWAGRAKFRREFTYDNACRKCHVNLEPKGMRTSGILAHRQYLIGDLDKRCVDCHEHVGHKNMVTEINNYFKQSPQVAGKE, via the coding sequence ATGGCAGACAGTGAAAAGCGACTGAGCAGAAAGCTGTTGCCAGGCATGCTTGTGGGAGTTGTGCTCACCATAACCGTGATTCTGGCCTCGGGTTACATGATCCAGGTCACCAATACGGATGAATTCTGTGTTTCCTGCCACGTAATGACACCATTCAGAACTGCATGGAAAAAAGAAACACACGGAGGAGCCAACGCCAAAGGCCTTGAAGCGCAATGTGTTGACTGTCACCTGCCGCATGGCGGTTTTGTGGAGTATGTGACCGCCAAGGCGTACACCGGGACTCGGGACATCATCATGAACATGATCATCGACCCCTATACGTACGACTGGGCTGGACGCGCCAAGTTCCGGCGCGAATTCACCTACGACAATGCCTGTAGAAAATGCCACGTGAACCTCGAGCCCAAGGGCATGAGGACCAGCGGTATTCTCGCGCACAGGCAGTACCTCATCGGCGATCTGGACAAACGTTGCGTGGATTGCCACGAGCATGTCGGCCACAAGAACATGGTCACGGAAATCAACAACTATTTTAAGCAAAGCCCGCAAGTCGCAGGCAAAGAGTAG
- the sppA gene encoding signal peptide peptidase SppA encodes MLRYILLALLAVSILPGCAPKLKIFAAPTTEPLKEFVIDGEGDGKIALIHLTGFLQTQPKQGALRSKPSQLQELVSALDLAENDDDVRGVIIAIDSPGGTTTASDIVYHEIDDFKLRTGKKVVVTMLDVAASGGYYAALPADWIMAHPTTITGSVGVVFMRPKVYGLLDKVGVEVEVSKSGRDKDMGSPFRPTTEEETILFQAIIDDYAQRFHALVAKHRSLSSTSMDVVKTARVFTAGQAVALGLIDQVGYMQDAFAKARSLANLPDDAKIVAYRRDMYPNDNPYNTMTATGGEKLNLLGVDTDLIMPPRAGFYYVWPQGMSQ; translated from the coding sequence ATGCTACGATACATACTCCTCGCCCTGCTCGCCGTGAGCATCCTGCCCGGCTGTGCCCCGAAACTGAAAATTTTCGCTGCCCCCACAACCGAACCGCTCAAGGAATTCGTGATCGACGGTGAAGGGGACGGGAAAATCGCCCTGATCCACCTGACCGGATTCCTGCAGACCCAGCCCAAACAGGGTGCGCTGCGCTCCAAGCCCAGCCAGTTGCAGGAGCTGGTCAGCGCCCTTGATCTGGCCGAAAACGACGACGATGTACGCGGCGTAATCATCGCCATCGACTCCCCCGGCGGGACCACCACGGCATCGGATATCGTCTATCACGAGATAGATGATTTCAAGCTGCGCACCGGCAAGAAGGTCGTGGTGACCATGCTCGATGTGGCGGCCTCGGGCGGCTACTATGCAGCGCTTCCGGCCGACTGGATCATGGCCCATCCCACCACCATCACCGGTTCCGTGGGCGTCGTGTTCATGCGGCCCAAGGTGTACGGGCTGCTGGATAAGGTCGGTGTCGAAGTTGAAGTGTCCAAATCCGGCAGGGACAAGGACATGGGGTCGCCTTTCCGCCCCACCACCGAAGAAGAAACCATCCTCTTTCAGGCGATCATAGACGACTATGCCCAACGCTTTCACGCGCTGGTCGCCAAGCACCGCTCGCTGTCTTCAACCAGCATGGATGTGGTCAAAACAGCGCGCGTATTCACCGCAGGGCAGGCCGTGGCCCTCGGCCTCATCGATCAGGTGGGCTACATGCAGGACGCCTTTGCCAAGGCTCGCTCGCTGGCGAATCTGCCTGACGATGCAAAGATCGTTGCCTACCGTCGCGACATGTACCCCAACGACAACCCGTACAACACCATGACGGCAACAGGCGGTGAAAAACTGAACCTGCTGGGTGTGGATACCGATTTGATCATGCCACCCAGAGCCGGATTCTACTACGTCTGGCCCCAAGGCATGAGCCAGTAA
- a CDS encoding branched-chain amino acid ABC transporter permease — translation MEYYLQLIVNGLVVGSIYSLVALGFVIIYKATKVVNFAQGELVMVGAYMCFALTVQFNIPFVWAFFMTLGFSVMLGLAIERMVLRPLIGEEHISVIMVTVGMSSILKSLVQLFWGTQIRVYPQVLPSEPIIVAGLPIAPVYIAAFALSLVLFVIFSAFFKYSRTGVAMRATAFDQQAAQSMGIGIKNIFAMSWCIACIVSAVGGIILGNINGINSQLGHLGLKVFPAVILGGLDSLLGAALGGLIIGVLENVCDGAARQLLGLGGFREVAAFIVLVIILMIKPYGLFGTKEIERV, via the coding sequence GTGGAATATTATCTGCAACTTATCGTTAACGGACTGGTCGTCGGCAGTATCTACTCGCTGGTGGCCCTCGGGTTCGTCATTATTTATAAAGCGACCAAGGTCGTCAACTTTGCCCAGGGTGAGCTGGTCATGGTGGGTGCATACATGTGTTTTGCGCTGACCGTGCAGTTCAACATCCCGTTTGTCTGGGCATTTTTCATGACTCTCGGCTTCTCGGTGATGCTCGGGCTGGCTATTGAGCGAATGGTCCTCAGACCACTCATTGGTGAGGAGCATATCTCGGTCATCATGGTCACGGTGGGTATGAGTTCCATACTCAAGTCACTGGTGCAGCTTTTCTGGGGAACGCAGATTCGCGTTTACCCGCAGGTGCTGCCAAGCGAACCCATCATTGTTGCCGGACTGCCCATTGCTCCGGTCTATATCGCGGCCTTTGCCCTCTCGCTGGTCCTGTTCGTCATCTTCTCCGCCTTCTTCAAGTATTCGCGAACCGGCGTCGCCATGCGTGCCACGGCGTTTGATCAGCAGGCTGCCCAGTCCATGGGTATCGGCATCAAGAACATCTTTGCCATGAGCTGGTGCATCGCGTGCATCGTTTCCGCTGTGGGCGGCATCATCCTCGGCAACATCAATGGTATCAACTCCCAGTTGGGTCATCTTGGGCTGAAAGTCTTCCCGGCGGTTATCCTCGGAGGGCTGGATTCCCTGCTTGGCGCAGCGCTGGGCGGATTGATTATCGGCGTGCTGGAAAACGTCTGCGACGGCGCGGCCCGACAGCTGCTTGGTCTTGGCGGATTCCGCGAGGTGGCGGCGTTCATTGTTCTGGTCATCATCCTGATGATCAAGCCGTACGGGCTGTTCGGAACCAAGGAAATCGAACGGGTCTAA
- the pyrR gene encoding bifunctional pyr operon transcriptional regulator/uracil phosphoribosyltransferase PyrR — translation MKDCGTILNSKEMNRTLERLALEVHERNGDDENLAILGIQRRGADLAERLKLLLDERLGRKVPLGKLDINLYRDDWTTNLELAPTINCSEIGFDIEGATIVLVDDVLYSGRTIRAALEAILDYGRPKRVELLVMVDRGHRELPIQADYIGKKVETIGAQHVNVLVTERDDEDRVCLVERN, via the coding sequence ATGAAAGATTGCGGCACCATATTGAATTCCAAGGAAATGAACCGGACGCTGGAGCGTCTGGCGCTTGAAGTACACGAGCGTAACGGCGACGACGAGAACCTCGCCATACTCGGTATCCAGCGACGCGGAGCCGATTTGGCGGAACGTTTGAAACTTCTTCTCGACGAGCGTCTGGGGCGCAAGGTTCCCCTGGGCAAGCTCGATATCAACCTGTACCGGGACGACTGGACCACCAATCTCGAACTCGCTCCGACCATCAACTGTTCCGAAATCGGGTTTGACATCGAAGGCGCGACCATCGTGCTGGTGGATGATGTCCTCTACTCGGGCAGGACCATCCGTGCAGCCCTTGAGGCCATTCTCGACTATGGTCGTCCCAAGCGCGTGGAACTGCTCGTCATGGTCGATCGCGGCCACAGGGAACTTCCCATCCAGGCCGACTACATCGGCAAAAAGGTCGAAACCATTGGCGCCCAGCACGTCAACGTGCTTGTCACCGAGCGCGACGACGAGGATCGTGTCTGTCTGGTCGAAAGGAACTGA
- a CDS encoding phenylacetate--CoA ligase family protein, with amino-acid sequence MYYTEFETEAREKRMKRKWKGVREVLFEAEKASAEFRNRLSTLGACVKDIKGWEDYGKIPPLRKQDIISWQEEHGLEWFLNCKPGELKRIYQSPGPIFDPEGTEEDYWAWSEGFFAAGFRPGDLAQMTFSYHLTPAGLMLEEPLRDIGCAVIPAGPGNTDKQIELMTRLPVTAFIGMASYLKVIGEKALAAGLDLKEDFSLEKAYVAAEPLPETLRAEVEEMFGITVRQGYGTADVGCIAYECMELGGMHLSNYRHVEICDPVTGEPLPDGEIGEVVVTPFFTDYPLVRLATGDLSSIDTSMCGCGRTARKLTGWKGRADDTAKVKGQFIYPAQAASVMRLYPDVSNWQVRVRNPDGRDALIVLLETSVDLDTKAFAEDFQSTMKLKPLVETVAPGTIPDAAPRLVDERTFD; translated from the coding sequence ATGTACTATACTGAGTTTGAGACCGAGGCCCGCGAAAAGCGGATGAAACGCAAGTGGAAAGGCGTTCGTGAAGTGTTGTTCGAGGCGGAAAAAGCGTCTGCCGAGTTCCGCAACCGCCTGTCCACCCTTGGCGCATGCGTCAAGGATATCAAGGGGTGGGAGGATTATGGTAAGATTCCGCCCTTGCGCAAGCAGGACATCATCAGTTGGCAGGAAGAGCACGGTCTGGAGTGGTTCCTCAACTGCAAACCCGGAGAGCTGAAGCGTATTTATCAATCTCCCGGTCCCATCTTTGATCCCGAAGGCACGGAAGAGGATTACTGGGCATGGTCCGAAGGATTCTTCGCGGCCGGTTTCCGTCCCGGTGATCTGGCCCAGATGACGTTCTCCTACCATTTGACCCCGGCCGGATTGATGCTTGAGGAGCCGCTGCGCGATATCGGCTGCGCGGTCATCCCGGCTGGCCCCGGCAATACCGACAAGCAGATCGAGCTGATGACCCGCCTTCCTGTCACCGCCTTTATCGGCATGGCGAGTTATCTGAAAGTGATCGGTGAGAAAGCCCTGGCTGCCGGTCTTGATCTGAAAGAGGATTTTTCTCTGGAGAAGGCCTACGTCGCTGCCGAGCCGCTCCCGGAAACGCTACGCGCTGAAGTGGAAGAGATGTTCGGCATCACCGTGCGTCAGGGATATGGCACCGCTGATGTCGGGTGCATTGCCTACGAGTGCATGGAACTTGGCGGGATGCACCTCTCCAACTACCGGCACGTGGAAATTTGCGACCCGGTAACGGGCGAGCCGCTTCCTGATGGTGAGATCGGGGAAGTGGTGGTGACGCCGTTCTTCACGGATTATCCGTTGGTGCGCCTTGCCACCGGCGATTTGTCGTCCATCGATACATCCATGTGCGGCTGTGGTCGAACGGCCCGCAAGCTGACCGGCTGGAAGGGCAGGGCCGATGATACGGCCAAGGTCAAGGGACAATTCATTTATCCGGCTCAGGCTGCTTCGGTCATGCGGCTGTATCCCGACGTGTCAAACTGGCAGGTCAGAGTGCGTAATCCCGATGGACGCGATGCGTTGATCGTGTTACTGGAAACAAGCGTGGATTTGGACACCAAGGCGTTTGCCGAAGATTTTCAGTCCACCATGAAATTGAAGCCTCTCGTCGAGACCGTTGCGCCCGGTACCATACCGGATGCCGCTCCCCGGCTCGTCGATGAAAGGACTTTCGATTAA
- a CDS encoding branched-chain amino acid ABC transporter permease, translated as MQGKCGLFFTSYQGEAQLFHSGFQKLMIGGFLLVLLAAPAVLNIHLTSIMNMIFIATIAAVSLNLLTGVCGQISLGHGAFIGVGAYAAGQCTLHGVPFPLAILTAGLVTAMVGMVFGVPSLRLKGIYLAIATLAAQLVLEYVFLHGGALTGGSNGLLLDPPVMFGFVFDSEARMYYLLLFFAAASLLMVSNIMRTKYGRAFVSIRDFYLSAEIVGVNLFKYKLAAFGISSFLAGVAGGLWGHYTGYISAEQFNIGLSISYLAMIIIGGLGSVLGSVFGAVFLTLLPELLNVISNGLGGYFPDITQYIVALKDGVFGLVLILFLIYEPEGLAHRWRLLKAYWKLYPFAH; from the coding sequence ATGCAGGGTAAATGCGGGTTGTTCTTCACGTCCTATCAGGGCGAGGCGCAACTGTTCCATTCGGGGTTCCAAAAGCTGATGATCGGCGGATTCCTGCTCGTGTTGCTCGCAGCACCGGCGGTGTTGAATATCCACCTGACATCCATAATGAACATGATCTTCATCGCCACTATTGCGGCGGTGTCGCTCAACCTGCTGACCGGTGTCTGCGGGCAGATATCTCTTGGGCATGGCGCCTTCATCGGCGTGGGAGCGTACGCGGCAGGGCAGTGTACACTGCACGGTGTGCCGTTTCCGCTGGCTATTCTGACGGCCGGGCTGGTTACCGCCATGGTCGGTATGGTCTTTGGCGTACCGTCCCTGCGGCTCAAAGGCATCTATCTGGCTATTGCGACACTGGCCGCACAGCTGGTGCTTGAATATGTGTTTCTGCACGGCGGCGCATTGACCGGTGGCTCCAACGGGCTGCTGCTCGATCCGCCTGTCATGTTCGGGTTCGTCTTCGATTCGGAAGCCCGGATGTACTACCTGCTGCTGTTCTTTGCAGCGGCATCATTGCTGATGGTCTCGAACATCATGCGCACCAAGTATGGGCGTGCGTTTGTTTCCATTCGCGACTTTTACCTGTCTGCCGAAATCGTTGGCGTGAACCTGTTCAAGTACAAGCTGGCCGCCTTTGGCATCAGCTCGTTCCTGGCGGGTGTGGCCGGCGGTTTGTGGGGACATTACACCGGATACATCTCTGCGGAGCAGTTCAATATCGGCCTTTCCATTTCCTATCTTGCCATGATCATCATCGGCGGTCTGGGGAGTGTGCTGGGGTCCGTGTTCGGCGCGGTCTTCCTGACCCTGTTGCCCGAGCTGCTCAATGTGATTTCCAATGGTCTCGGCGGCTACTTCCCTGATATAACGCAATACATCGTTGCGCTCAAAGATGGCGTGTTCGGGTTGGTTCTGATTCTGTTCCTCATCTACGAACCGGAAGGACTGGCTCACCGCTGGCGGCTGCTCAAGGCCTACTGGAAACTGTATCCGTTTGCCCATTAG
- a CDS encoding multiheme c-type cytochrome — translation MKKVFGTLFVAGFVCCMTLIFAGQAQAAAELEGIELGKKRLVVHRGYTKEAKSCIECHSQKTPGIIENWKNGKMGHATVSCYDCHVVEKDSPMASQCEGLRGTDIYTSPMVSSKTCSRCHPREVEQFLESNHAMGAGRPLLEVPKFQSLMYHNEGAEFLGVELGSGPNRAARASGCQMCHGTKVELGPDNKPINETWPGGVGTRYPDGSVGTCTVCHTRHQFSVAEARKPEACASCHLGPDHPQIEIYEESKHGQIYNAHGEKWNFEAAPDTWEPGDYDAPTCAVCHMSGIGELSTTHNVADRLKWDLVHARSEIRSGTRGNGMEGDKKMRAVCKNCHSTTHTNVQRDLLDNSVALYNTYWDKAVEMKTVLKEKNLLGEDPWSDGFQELMYFLWHHCGRRARHGAAMNGPDYAHWHGFFQVFQVYKDMAALYDYRLKHGKIEELSHVMSTAPD, via the coding sequence ATGAAAAAGGTCTTCGGTACGTTATTCGTCGCCGGATTCGTTTGCTGCATGACCCTCATATTCGCGGGACAGGCGCAAGCCGCCGCAGAACTTGAGGGGATTGAACTCGGCAAAAAAAGGCTCGTGGTGCACAGGGGCTACACCAAGGAAGCCAAATCGTGCATCGAGTGTCACTCCCAAAAAACACCCGGTATCATCGAGAACTGGAAAAACGGCAAAATGGGCCATGCAACGGTCTCCTGCTACGACTGTCATGTCGTGGAAAAGGACTCCCCCATGGCCAGTCAGTGTGAAGGTTTGAGGGGAACCGATATCTACACGTCCCCCATGGTCTCTTCCAAGACCTGCTCCAGATGTCACCCTCGTGAAGTGGAGCAGTTCCTGGAATCCAACCATGCCATGGGCGCAGGCCGTCCATTGCTGGAAGTGCCCAAATTTCAGTCGCTCATGTACCACAATGAAGGCGCTGAATTCCTCGGCGTAGAACTCGGCTCCGGTCCCAATCGCGCTGCACGCGCTTCCGGCTGCCAGATGTGCCACGGCACCAAGGTGGAGCTTGGCCCGGACAACAAACCCATCAATGAGACCTGGCCCGGCGGCGTTGGCACCCGCTACCCCGACGGTTCCGTTGGTACTTGCACCGTCTGCCACACTCGTCACCAGTTCTCGGTAGCCGAAGCGCGCAAGCCCGAAGCCTGTGCCTCCTGCCACCTTGGGCCGGATCATCCGCAAATCGAGATTTACGAAGAATCCAAGCACGGCCAGATTTACAACGCCCATGGTGAGAAGTGGAACTTTGAAGCCGCTCCCGACACCTGGGAACCGGGCGACTACGATGCACCCACCTGCGCCGTCTGTCACATGTCCGGCATAGGCGAGTTGAGCACCACCCATAACGTGGCCGACCGCCTGAAGTGGGACCTTGTCCATGCCCGCTCCGAGATCCGCTCCGGCACCCGCGGCAACGGCATGGAAGGCGACAAGAAGATGCGCGCCGTCTGTAAGAATTGCCACTCGACCACCCACACCAATGTCCAGCGCGACCTGCTCGATAACAGCGTTGCCCTGTACAATACATACTGGGACAAGGCAGTTGAGATGAAGACCGTGCTGAAGGAGAAGAATCTCCTGGGCGAGGACCCGTGGTCTGACGGCTTCCAGGAGTTGATGTACTTCCTGTGGCACCACTGCGGACGCCGCGCTCGTCACGGAGCCGCCATGAACGGACCGGACTACGCTCACTGGCACGGTTTCTTCCAGGTCTTCCAGGTCTATAAGGACATGGCCGCCCTGTACGATTACCGCCTCAAGCATGGAAAGATCGAAGAGTTGTCTCACGTGATGAGCACAGCTCCGGACTAG
- a CDS encoding ABC transporter substrate-binding protein: protein MRVEKIITAVCIMVLAGLMLVGCGGEEQKPAENKETAAQAPVKVGGLIDLSGPTSSVGVPYSEGLKDAVQYINDNGGINGRPLEFDLQDTAYNVQQGLSLYKKMVNTDKVVCIQGYGSAVTEALIRNLAKDKVPNFSASYSAHLTDPKKAPYNFFIAADYTTQLRASLKYFRDTWTEERAPKLAFIYPDHPYGLAPIKGGKEYAKELGFELVGDANVSLKAIDATTELLPLKDTAPDFCWIGGTTPSTSVILKSAKNIGMETTFFTNIWGSDENLFKLAGDDANGAYSNQSAAVYGKDVPGMKIIEQYTNGESKMTHYTRGFVSILVMAEGMKRAAEKGEVTGEAIKDALETLRDYDPMGLSPAISFFPDDHRPNMAVFIYTVKDGQLTFVEEENLDRRVDWLGH from the coding sequence ATGAGGGTTGAAAAAATCATAACCGCAGTCTGCATCATGGTCCTGGCCGGTCTGATGCTGGTCGGCTGCGGAGGCGAAGAACAGAAACCGGCTGAAAACAAGGAAACCGCAGCGCAGGCTCCGGTCAAAGTGGGCGGGTTGATCGACCTGTCCGGGCCGACATCGTCGGTTGGCGTACCGTATTCCGAAGGGCTGAAGGATGCGGTTCAGTACATCAACGACAACGGCGGCATCAATGGTCGTCCCCTTGAGTTCGATCTTCAGGATACGGCCTACAACGTCCAGCAGGGATTGTCCCTGTACAAGAAAATGGTCAACACCGATAAGGTGGTGTGCATTCAGGGATATGGATCGGCCGTTACCGAAGCATTGATCAGAAATCTGGCCAAGGACAAGGTGCCCAACTTTTCGGCATCCTACTCGGCGCATCTGACTGACCCGAAAAAAGCCCCGTACAACTTCTTCATTGCTGCGGACTACACCACACAGTTGCGTGCATCGCTGAAGTATTTCCGTGATACATGGACCGAAGAACGCGCTCCCAAGCTGGCCTTCATCTACCCGGATCACCCGTATGGCCTCGCTCCCATCAAGGGCGGCAAGGAATACGCCAAGGAACTGGGCTTTGAACTGGTCGGTGACGCCAACGTATCGCTCAAGGCCATCGACGCCACCACCGAGCTGTTGCCGCTCAAGGATACTGCCCCGGATTTCTGCTGGATCGGCGGTACTACGCCGTCCACTTCGGTCATCCTGAAGTCGGCCAAGAACATCGGCATGGAGACCACCTTCTTCACCAATATCTGGGGTTCGGATGAGAACCTGTTCAAGCTGGCCGGTGACGATGCCAACGGCGCCTACTCCAACCAGTCGGCTGCCGTATACGGAAAGGATGTCCCGGGCATGAAGATCATCGAGCAGTACACCAACGGCGAATCAAAGATGACGCACTACACTCGCGGTTTCGTTTCCATACTGGTCATGGCCGAAGGAATGAAGCGCGCCGCCGAAAAGGGCGAAGTGACGGGTGAGGCGATCAAGGATGCGCTGGAAACCCTGCGTGACTACGATCCCATGGGACTGTCTCCGGCCATTTCCTTCTTCCCGGATGATCACCGACCCAATATGGCGGTCTTCATTTATACGGTGAAGGATGGTCAACTGACCTTTGTGGAAGAGGAAAACCTTGACCGCAGGGTCGACTGGCTCGGTCACTAG